A part of Geothrix oryzae genomic DNA contains:
- a CDS encoding FYDLN acid domain-containing protein yields the protein MANLGKKFTCFQCAAKFYDFGKPEALCPKCGANQKAAPAKPRAVKKEKSVHVIEDDFAAEPEAENLEEAFSETGVPIERGRGEGFDPGDLRMDDYDE from the coding sequence ATGGCGAATCTTGGCAAGAAATTCACATGTTTCCAGTGCGCGGCGAAGTTCTACGACTTCGGAAAGCCGGAGGCGCTGTGCCCCAAGTGCGGTGCGAACCAGAAGGCCGCCCCCGCCAAGCCCCGCGCCGTGAAGAAGGAAAAGAGCGTGCATGTCATCGAGGACGACTTCGCGGCCGAGCCTGAAGCCGAGAACCTCGAAGAGGCCTTCAGCGAGACCGGCGTGCCCATCGAGCGCGGCCGCGGGGAAGGCTTCGATCCCGGCGACCTGCGCATGGACGACTACGACGAGTAG
- the clpP gene encoding ATP-dependent Clp endopeptidase proteolytic subunit ClpP: MPSSYYPPIVIEQTPRGERSYDIYSRLLKDNIIFLGTAIDDNVANAIVAQMLFLESEDPDKDIQIYINSPGGSVTAGLAIYDTMQFVKNDIVTYCIGQCASMGAHLLAAGTKGKRFALPNARIMIHQPSGGAQGQATEIEITFKEIQRLKENLAATFAKHTGQQLKKVMKDMDRDFFMGAEEALEYGIVDKVLSERPA; the protein is encoded by the coding sequence ATGCCCAGCAGCTACTATCCCCCCATCGTCATCGAGCAGACGCCCCGCGGCGAGCGCAGCTACGACATCTACTCGCGCCTGCTGAAGGACAACATCATCTTCCTGGGCACGGCCATCGATGACAATGTCGCCAACGCCATCGTGGCCCAGATGCTCTTCCTCGAGAGCGAGGACCCGGACAAGGACATCCAGATCTACATCAACAGCCCCGGCGGCAGCGTCACGGCCGGCCTGGCCATCTACGACACCATGCAGTTCGTGAAGAACGACATCGTCACCTACTGCATCGGCCAGTGCGCCTCCATGGGTGCGCACCTGCTGGCCGCGGGCACCAAGGGCAAGCGCTTCGCCCTGCCCAACGCCCGCATCATGATCCACCAGCCCTCGGGCGGCGCCCAGGGCCAGGCCACGGAGATCGAGATCACCTTCAAGGAGATCCAGCGCCTGAAGGAGAACCTCGCCGCCACCTTCGCCAAGCACACCGGCCAGCAGCTGAAGAAGGTCATGAAGGACATGGACCGCGACTTCTTCATGGGCGCCGAAGAAGCCCTGGAATACGGCATCGTGGACAAGGTCCTCTCCGAGCGGCCGGCCTGA
- a CDS encoding ATP-binding protein, protein MAAKMDHAQFKLVIPSQTRYLNLVTGLAKRASLVAGLDDAAAAKVSIAVDEAVTNVILHAYHGEGEHTVELELRFTEQALEIHILHSGQGIRSDQMVLPDPKEYIKHPRKGGLGLLLMSRFMDEVQFKADEASGRNECCLIKKIS, encoded by the coding sequence GTGGCGGCCAAGATGGACCACGCCCAGTTCAAGCTCGTCATTCCGAGCCAGACCCGCTATCTGAACCTCGTGACCGGCCTGGCCAAGCGGGCCTCGCTGGTGGCCGGGCTCGACGACGCCGCTGCGGCCAAGGTGAGCATCGCCGTGGATGAGGCGGTGACCAATGTGATCCTCCACGCCTATCACGGCGAAGGCGAGCACACGGTGGAGCTGGAGCTGCGCTTCACGGAACAGGCCCTGGAGATCCACATCCTGCATTCCGGGCAGGGCATCCGCAGCGACCAGATGGTGCTGCCGGATCCCAAGGAGTACATCAAGCATCCGCGGAAGGGGGGCCTGGGACTGCTGCTCATGAGCCGCTTCATGGACGAGGTCCAGTTCAAGGCGGACGAGGCCTCCGGCCGGAACGAGTGCTGCCTGATCAAGAAGATCAGCTGA
- a CDS encoding adenosine deaminase family protein: MSSADLFPLVDRHTHLEGSLDPVWVRAEAGRRGLPLPGPLEALWSGGAVPFPGFIEAFLFGAALLDGREAVREAVLAAARRTRSAGGTGFDLWVSPHFLVVHRSQISLDAFWRGLEEGLAEARSGGLRSAVVVDAVNHFGPRHGHAVLDLVLPDLPPFVKGFSTGGLEGCPFRDWAPVFDRARTSGLRIAAHAGENGPGSHVREAILEGGVARIVHGIRADDATLELLADRRIPVDICPSSNQALAADVSPHPLPRMLEAGVRCALGTDDPGVIPCDLETETEAARRMGLDEPALATLRRNGAEDAWCLEA; encoded by the coding sequence GTGAGCTCCGCCGACCTCTTTCCTCTCGTTGACCGCCACACCCATCTGGAGGGCTCCCTCGACCCCGTCTGGGTTCGAGCGGAAGCCGGGCGCCGCGGGCTGCCGCTGCCGGGACCGCTGGAAGCCCTGTGGTCGGGTGGCGCCGTTCCCTTCCCGGGCTTCATCGAGGCCTTCCTCTTCGGCGCCGCGCTCCTGGACGGCCGCGAGGCCGTGCGCGAGGCTGTCCTGGCCGCGGCGCGGCGCACGCGATCGGCCGGAGGCACGGGATTCGACCTCTGGGTCTCGCCCCACTTCCTGGTGGTCCACCGCAGCCAGATCAGCCTCGACGCCTTCTGGCGCGGACTGGAGGAGGGGTTGGCCGAGGCCCGCTCGGGGGGCCTGCGGAGCGCCGTGGTGGTGGACGCCGTGAACCACTTCGGCCCCCGACATGGCCACGCGGTCCTCGACCTCGTGCTGCCGGACCTCCCCCCCTTCGTGAAGGGCTTCTCCACCGGCGGCCTGGAGGGCTGCCCCTTCCGGGACTGGGCCCCCGTCTTCGACCGGGCCCGGACCTCGGGCCTCCGCATCGCGGCCCATGCGGGCGAGAACGGACCGGGATCCCATGTCCGCGAGGCCATCCTGGAGGGCGGCGTGGCCCGCATCGTCCACGGCATCCGGGCCGATGACGCCACCTTGGAACTGCTGGCGGACCGCCGCATCCCCGTCGACATCTGCCCCAGCTCCAACCAGGCCCTCGCCGCCGATGTGAGCCCCCACCCTCTGCCCCGGATGCTCGAGGCCGGCGTGCGTTGCGCCCTGGGCACCGACGATCCGGGCGTCATCCCCTGCGACCTGGAAACCGAAACCGAGGCCGCCCGGCGCATGGGCCTGGACGAGCCCGCCCTCGCCACCCTCCGGCGGAACGGGGCCGAAGATGCCTGGTGCCTCGAGGCCTGA
- a CDS encoding STAS domain-containing protein: MADLSIAVRQVEGVSVLLPAGFINAHTVREFEEALENLVQNGHYTILLNCKDLNYISSAGLGAIMGLIETVREHDGDILLSNLQDNVFAIFDTLGFTQLYRVFGNEDQALAAATPERKG, from the coding sequence ATGGCGGATCTTTCCATTGCGGTGAGGCAGGTCGAGGGCGTGTCGGTGCTCCTCCCGGCCGGGTTCATCAATGCCCATACCGTGCGGGAATTCGAGGAGGCCCTGGAGAACCTGGTCCAGAACGGCCACTACACCATCCTGCTCAACTGCAAGGACCTCAACTACATCAGCTCGGCCGGCCTGGGCGCCATCATGGGCCTCATCGAGACGGTCCGGGAGCATGACGGAGACATCCTGCTGTCCAACCTCCAGGACAATGTCTTCGCGATCTTCGACACCCTGGGGTTCACCCAGCTCTACCGGGTCTTTGGCAACGAGGATCAGGCTCTGGCGGCGGCCACGCCGGAGCGGAAGGGCTGA
- the tig gene encoding trigger factor has product MSATLHHQSPTRKAVEVTVPASEVSAVFNEVVAKIAPQVRIPGFRPGKAPRPVLMQRYAREIQSDVAQQLVEKHFWKAAQEAGALPISHPSLEKLDLKEGADAVFRAQFDVAPDIELPDYKSLVLTKKKRAIDEATLDEHIEGLRQRATKFLPVEDGAVAQGLIATCDIRVKPQGLKAQTYQDQVLEIDATRPFDAQLLGLKSDEKKAFTLTHPADDANTVLAGKTLAYEVHVKDVRRKEVPVVGDEFAKDLGDFENLEALKTAVRKDLEEATERDAMARLQATMLDTLLDAAPFEVPRSMVGLQLDDYCQEFAQHVARQGMDPKKVNWQAYRQYRLNDAERAVRSGYLLQAIGNAESIEVPEADIDAEIRTFMAENQIQQPFDAFKAELERRGNATEIKGRLRTDRIFDHLLTTATVTEELLDKAAFEALVELERKREAGIPVNRFDAGGLEGGDLENQEGGEPAAVAPAGHVHGPDCDHDHEHEAEAPKPKKRAAKKVEEPVEEKPKKAAKAKEPATEEKAGEKAEDKPKAKKPAAKK; this is encoded by the coding sequence ATGTCCGCCACCCTGCACCACCAGTCCCCCACTCGGAAAGCCGTCGAAGTCACGGTGCCCGCCTCCGAAGTGAGCGCCGTCTTCAACGAGGTGGTGGCGAAGATCGCCCCGCAGGTCCGCATTCCCGGCTTCCGCCCCGGCAAGGCCCCCCGGCCCGTGCTGATGCAGCGCTACGCCCGCGAGATCCAGTCTGATGTGGCCCAGCAGCTCGTCGAGAAGCACTTCTGGAAGGCCGCCCAGGAAGCCGGCGCCCTGCCCATCTCCCACCCCTCCCTGGAGAAGCTGGACCTGAAGGAAGGCGCCGATGCGGTCTTCCGCGCCCAGTTCGATGTCGCTCCCGACATCGAGCTTCCCGACTACAAGTCCCTGGTCCTGACCAAGAAGAAGCGCGCCATCGACGAAGCCACCCTGGATGAGCACATCGAGGGCCTCCGCCAGCGGGCCACCAAGTTCCTCCCCGTGGAGGACGGCGCCGTGGCCCAGGGCCTCATCGCCACCTGCGACATCCGCGTGAAGCCCCAGGGCCTGAAGGCCCAGACCTACCAGGACCAGGTGCTGGAGATCGATGCGACCCGCCCCTTCGACGCTCAGCTGCTGGGCCTCAAGAGCGACGAGAAGAAGGCCTTCACCCTGACCCACCCGGCCGATGACGCCAACACCGTCCTGGCGGGCAAGACGCTGGCCTACGAGGTACATGTCAAGGATGTCCGCCGCAAGGAAGTGCCCGTGGTGGGCGATGAGTTCGCCAAGGACCTGGGCGACTTCGAGAACCTCGAGGCCCTGAAGACCGCCGTGAGGAAGGACCTGGAGGAGGCCACCGAGCGCGACGCCATGGCCCGCCTGCAGGCCACCATGCTGGACACCCTGCTGGACGCCGCGCCCTTCGAGGTGCCCCGTTCCATGGTGGGGCTGCAGCTCGACGACTACTGCCAGGAGTTCGCCCAGCATGTCGCCCGCCAGGGCATGGACCCCAAGAAGGTGAACTGGCAGGCCTACCGCCAGTACCGCCTGAACGATGCCGAGCGCGCCGTCCGCAGCGGCTACCTGCTGCAGGCCATCGGCAACGCCGAGTCCATCGAAGTGCCCGAGGCCGACATCGACGCCGAGATCCGCACCTTCATGGCCGAGAACCAGATCCAGCAGCCCTTCGACGCCTTCAAGGCCGAGCTCGAGCGCCGTGGCAACGCCACGGAGATCAAGGGCCGCCTGCGCACCGACCGGATCTTCGACCACCTGCTCACCACCGCCACCGTCACGGAAGAGCTGCTCGACAAGGCCGCCTTCGAGGCCCTGGTCGAGCTGGAGCGCAAGCGCGAGGCCGGGATTCCCGTGAACCGCTTCGACGCCGGCGGCCTGGAGGGCGGTGACCTCGAGAACCAGGAGGGTGGCGAGCCCGCCGCCGTGGCGCCCGCGGGCCATGTCCACGGCCCCGACTGTGACCACGATCACGAGCACGAGGCCGAAGCCCCCAAGCCGAAAAAGAGGGCCGCCAAGAAGGTCGAGGAACCGGTCGAGGAGAAGCCCAAGAAGGCCGCCAAGGCCAAGGAACCTGCGACCGAGGAAAAGGCTGGGGAAAAGGCCGAGGACAAGCCCAAGGCCAAGAAGCCCGCGGCCAAGAAGTAG